The following are from one region of the Methanocella sp. genome:
- a CDS encoding S8 family serine peptidase — translation MILCAILLAGTGLVTASSPAARNADKMSNTYVVVFNDSANSFGALDDRVASFATDNNAEVLYTYDTIHGVAISLPDGNVDKLKELSNVKYIEKDITFNVSLDDATGIIGAPQLWDTGYTGKGVKVALVDTGIDAGHPDLKGRVVGWKDFINNNQTPYDDFGHGTHCAGIIGGSGAASGGKYKGVAPDVQFIGVKVLGKDGSGSLSAIMKGLDYAANSDAKIISMSLGSNEHSQAMDDLVTKAVNKGKIVVCAAGNSGPDEKTVGCPADAPGALTVGATDKSDNIASFSSRGPTSDGRIKPEICAPGKDIVSCKARGIMNKKAIDTYYVSMSGTSMACPMVSGSVALMAQANPKLTPQQAKEILEKTAKHGNSCPNNDSGYGRINVKAAIEYILGKTSPTPTPSYPEPTYPNYPYPGYPYPYPSYPINPYPGYSDYPYAKS, via the coding sequence GTGATCCTCTGTGCAATTTTGCTGGCCGGCACCGGGCTCGTGACCGCGAGCTCTCCCGCCGCAAGGAATGCCGACAAGATGAGCAATACGTATGTCGTCGTCTTTAACGACAGCGCTAACTCATTCGGCGCGTTAGACGACCGGGTGGCGTCATTCGCAACAGACAATAACGCTGAAGTACTCTACACTTATGACACCATCCATGGCGTTGCCATCAGTCTACCCGATGGCAATGTCGATAAGCTGAAAGAATTATCGAACGTCAAATACATCGAAAAAGACATAACGTTCAATGTTTCCCTGGACGATGCGACGGGCATTATCGGCGCCCCCCAGCTCTGGGACACCGGCTACACAGGCAAGGGCGTAAAAGTGGCGCTCGTGGATACGGGCATCGACGCCGGCCATCCCGATCTGAAGGGCAGAGTCGTGGGCTGGAAGGACTTCATCAATAATAATCAAACGCCCTACGACGACTTCGGCCACGGCACCCACTGCGCCGGCATCATCGGCGGCAGCGGCGCCGCATCTGGCGGTAAATACAAGGGCGTCGCCCCGGATGTGCAGTTCATCGGCGTCAAAGTCCTGGGCAAGGACGGCTCCGGCAGCCTTTCCGCCATCATGAAGGGATTAGACTACGCCGCGAACAGCGACGCGAAGATCATCTCAATGTCGCTGGGCTCGAACGAGCACTCGCAGGCTATGGACGACCTGGTGACGAAAGCGGTGAATAAAGGTAAGATCGTCGTCTGCGCGGCCGGCAATAGCGGCCCCGACGAAAAGACGGTCGGATGCCCCGCGGATGCGCCGGGAGCCCTCACGGTCGGAGCGACCGATAAGTCCGATAATATTGCATCGTTCAGCTCCCGCGGCCCGACAAGCGACGGCCGCATCAAGCCTGAAATATGCGCACCTGGCAAGGACATCGTGTCATGCAAGGCCAGGGGCATCATGAATAAGAAGGCTATCGATACGTACTACGTAAGCATGAGCGGCACGTCCATGGCCTGCCCCATGGTTAGCGGCTCCGTCGCCCTGATGGCACAGGCAAACCCGAAGCTGACGCCGCAGCAGGCGAAGGAGATCCTCGAGAAGACGGCAAAGCACGGGAACTCGTGCCCGAATAATGACTCGGGCTACGGCCGCATCAACGTGAAGGCGGCTATCGAATATATCCTGGGCAAGACTTCGCCGACCCCGACGCCTTCATACCCCGAGCCGACGTATCCGAACTACCCGTACCCGGGCTACCCGTACCCGTACCCGTCGTACCCGATAAACCCTTACCCTGGATACTCGGATTACCCGTACGCTAAATCGTAG
- a CDS encoding PAS domain S-box protein, with amino-acid sequence MDVNRKELLDIKDVLKESPRGITVTEISKAVGMNRHSVAKYLEVLVASGHVDMRSFGPSKVYYLSQRVPLSAMLSFSSDAIVIVDKDLLIRNANDKFLETMGLTREKAINRNIENYMNHMPMTRNILEHIGESLEGKEQTQDTSYRRGADEVYFSVKYIPTIFDDGGKGVTIIMSDVSERRRIENAVRESEHKFRGMIGQSTDGITLCDEKGAVIEYNESMSRLTNTKRENVIGKNVWEIPFFIRAYAQLPDRPPVSLKKFVLNFLMSGKSSMKHRLNIFDIQMPYGSQLTVQANIFPIKSDKGYMLSAIVRDITEQKQAEEALRQSEQKFRGLMENINDIAWETDNEGRITYVGPQVRDILGYEPEYVVGRTILDFMPEDEKAKYLKYYTKAYALPRMYNLIVFLLYHKDGSIHPIEVNGSPVYDEKGEFAGYIGVVRDITMRKQMEETLELMKFSIDHSEEAIYWVKPDGGFYYVNDAACRMLGYTREELQSMSVTDVDKNIKASNIPRQFGKLNKIKYCKFETGHLTKDGTSIPVEVTQNYLEFNGQAYNFCFARPISRGK; translated from the coding sequence ATGGATGTTAACAGGAAAGAGCTATTGGACATCAAGGATGTGCTTAAAGAGAGCCCCCGCGGTATTACCGTTACGGAGATCTCGAAGGCGGTCGGCATGAACCGGCATTCCGTGGCCAAGTACCTGGAAGTGCTCGTGGCGTCAGGCCACGTCGATATGAGGTCTTTCGGCCCCTCAAAGGTCTACTACTTATCCCAGCGTGTTCCCCTTTCCGCCATGCTGAGCTTTTCCTCGGACGCTATCGTCATCGTCGATAAGGACCTGCTCATCCGGAATGCAAACGATAAGTTCCTGGAGACTATGGGCCTGACCCGTGAGAAAGCCATCAATCGGAACATCGAAAATTATATGAACCATATGCCAATGACCAGGAATATCCTGGAGCATATAGGTGAATCCCTCGAAGGAAAGGAGCAGACACAGGATACGAGCTATCGCCGGGGCGCCGACGAGGTCTACTTTTCGGTCAAATATATACCAACGATTTTCGACGATGGCGGCAAAGGCGTTACTATCATCATGAGTGACGTATCCGAACGGCGCCGCATCGAGAACGCAGTGCGGGAAAGTGAACACAAGTTCCGGGGCATGATCGGGCAGTCGACCGACGGCATTACGCTGTGTGACGAGAAGGGCGCGGTCATCGAATATAACGAGAGCATGTCCCGGCTTACCAATACTAAGCGGGAGAATGTCATCGGCAAGAATGTCTGGGAGATCCCATTCTTCATCCGGGCGTATGCCCAACTGCCGGACAGGCCGCCGGTATCGCTCAAGAAGTTCGTTCTGAATTTTCTAATGTCCGGGAAGTCGTCGATGAAGCACCGGCTGAACATCTTCGATATCCAGATGCCCTACGGCTCACAGCTCACGGTACAGGCGAACATCTTCCCGATCAAGTCGGATAAGGGCTATATGCTGTCCGCCATTGTCCGTGACATCACCGAGCAAAAGCAGGCGGAAGAGGCCCTGCGCCAGAGCGAGCAGAAGTTCCGCGGCCTGATGGAGAACATCAACGACATCGCGTGGGAAACGGATAACGAGGGACGCATCACCTATGTCGGCCCCCAGGTCAGGGATATCCTCGGATACGAGCCGGAGTATGTCGTGGGCAGGACGATCCTGGATTTCATGCCGGAAGATGAAAAAGCGAAATACCTAAAATACTACACGAAGGCGTACGCTCTACCCAGGATGTATAACCTTATAGTGTTCCTCTTATACCATAAGGATGGCAGTATCCACCCCATAGAAGTGAACGGCTCACCCGTATACGATGAAAAAGGCGAATTTGCCGGATATATAGGCGTCGTACGGGACATTACCATGCGGAAGCAGATGGAAGAGACGCTCGAGCTCATGAAGTTCTCCATCGACCACTCGGAAGAAGCGATCTACTGGGTGAAGCCGGACGGAGGCTTCTATTACGTGAACGACGCCGCATGCCGCATGCTCGGCTACACGAGGGAAGAGCTACAGAGCATGAGCGTCACCGACGTCGACAAGAACATTAAGGCCAGTAACATACCCCGCCAGTTCGGGAAGCTTAATAAGATAAAATATTGTAAGTTCGAGACCGGGCACCTGACAAAGGACGGCACAAGCATACCGGTAGAAGTCACTCAGAATTATCTTGAGTTTAACGGCCAGGCCTATAACTTTTGTTTCGCCAGGCCCATATCACGCGGCAAATGA
- a CDS encoding DNA polymerase domain-containing protein, whose product MQGILVDTWHRPSADGRPGAYLLWIRTEGGIVCLEDRDFRPSFAVIPERNAALVESAVAQHENVSRIETSPRYQSIYAAEQVPVIRAFLLDERKAEETMREIRQRSPANVSFAEAKLLPGLQWHYLRGVPPHSIVDFEAREGILKAISAAGPCDTSKLRVLAVNCTFGPADPAKCRLISISLFDGTAETVLKGAEAVMIKALQEALDERDPDVVALFDADNMQLPLLGLRARANGLTLRFGRVPWSTGLHASNARITHWQAAQVRAPGRVILDLWKDARTDADLKRTDLTLDSVYDKEFSGHAEKSEAARVYELAVERLPMFTSWCQRCMMPLDSVCREKHGFMNASMVNAALIGTTVIPDTAEYPEGFKTPLVESVKENGGLVITPVAGLHEDVAILDFASLFPRIFVKHNISPETINCRHEYCREHGEKVPFLGFHICARRRGVYPEVFGRVLEERDRVKRAMSELDPASAEYRKLDVLSRSLKMQLVSPYGYMQFALNNFRTVDGNRSVPAFGRYYLLKARDMAEEAGFSVIYADTDSLFLHRNSPARDYRAFSERITKELGMELKLEHVCRWVLFLPERPGCSKGLKKKYFASVDGEPLVRGLEVRRQDRARIAKDTQETVLEMLAAAHDKKEFAEAVPAAVAYVRGQVARLVGGHVRADDLAIIKKLSRRPEEYKAMPHHCVAAEKLAGSGRRVRVGGKIEYVVTGKNRAVPLEMAREAPLAYDVDAYVDNVVRPVYMLLREFGVRYEDLLPGKKQARLDRFVQGCRA is encoded by the coding sequence ATGCAGGGCATCCTGGTCGATACCTGGCACCGGCCGTCCGCGGACGGCCGGCCCGGGGCGTACTTGCTGTGGATACGGACGGAGGGTGGCATAGTCTGCCTGGAGGACAGGGACTTCCGGCCGTCCTTCGCCGTCATACCGGAGAGAAACGCCGCGCTGGTGGAGAGCGCCGTGGCGCAGCACGAAAACGTCTCCCGGATAGAGACGAGCCCTCGCTACCAATCCATCTACGCCGCGGAGCAGGTGCCGGTCATCCGGGCGTTCCTGCTGGACGAGCGTAAGGCTGAGGAGACCATGCGGGAGATAAGGCAGCGCTCTCCCGCTAACGTGAGCTTTGCCGAGGCGAAGCTCCTTCCCGGTCTCCAGTGGCACTACCTGCGGGGCGTCCCGCCCCACTCCATCGTGGACTTCGAGGCCCGGGAGGGCATATTAAAGGCTATATCAGCAGCCGGCCCATGCGATACGTCGAAGCTCCGGGTGCTGGCCGTGAACTGTACGTTCGGCCCGGCCGACCCGGCGAAGTGCCGCCTGATATCCATTTCCTTATTCGACGGCACGGCCGAGACCGTGCTGAAAGGGGCCGAGGCCGTCATGATCAAGGCCCTCCAGGAAGCGCTGGACGAGCGAGACCCGGACGTCGTGGCGCTGTTCGACGCGGACAACATGCAGCTTCCGCTGCTCGGGCTGCGGGCGCGGGCGAACGGCCTGACATTGCGTTTCGGGAGGGTGCCCTGGAGCACGGGCCTGCATGCCTCAAATGCCCGGATCACGCACTGGCAGGCGGCGCAGGTACGGGCGCCCGGGCGGGTCATCCTCGACCTGTGGAAGGACGCGCGCACGGACGCCGACCTCAAGCGCACCGACCTGACTCTCGACTCCGTCTACGATAAGGAGTTCTCCGGCCATGCCGAAAAGAGCGAGGCGGCCAGGGTGTACGAGCTGGCCGTGGAGCGCCTGCCCATGTTCACGTCGTGGTGCCAGCGGTGCATGATGCCCCTGGACAGCGTGTGCCGGGAAAAGCACGGCTTCATGAACGCCTCCATGGTGAACGCCGCCCTTATAGGGACGACGGTCATACCCGACACGGCCGAGTACCCGGAGGGCTTCAAGACGCCCCTGGTGGAGTCGGTCAAGGAGAACGGCGGGCTCGTCATCACGCCCGTGGCCGGCCTGCACGAGGACGTGGCCATACTGGACTTCGCTTCGCTTTTCCCCCGCATCTTCGTGAAGCACAACATCAGCCCCGAGACCATCAACTGCCGCCACGAGTATTGCCGAGAGCACGGGGAAAAGGTGCCTTTCCTGGGCTTCCACATCTGCGCCCGGCGCCGGGGCGTCTATCCCGAGGTGTTCGGCCGGGTGCTGGAGGAAAGGGACCGGGTGAAGCGGGCGATGAGCGAGCTCGACCCGGCGTCGGCGGAGTACCGGAAGCTGGACGTGCTCAGCCGCTCCCTGAAGATGCAGCTCGTGAGCCCTTACGGCTACATGCAGTTCGCCCTGAATAATTTCCGCACCGTGGACGGCAACCGCTCGGTGCCGGCCTTCGGCCGGTATTATCTGCTGAAGGCCCGGGACATGGCCGAGGAGGCGGGCTTTAGCGTCATCTACGCCGATACCGACTCGCTCTTCCTCCACCGGAACAGCCCGGCCCGGGATTACCGGGCTTTCAGCGAGCGGATAACGAAAGAGCTCGGCATGGAATTAAAACTCGAGCACGTGTGCAGGTGGGTGCTTTTCCTCCCGGAGCGGCCGGGATGCTCGAAGGGCCTCAAGAAGAAGTACTTTGCCAGCGTGGACGGCGAGCCGCTGGTCAGGGGCCTCGAGGTGCGCCGGCAGGACCGGGCGCGGATCGCCAAAGACACGCAGGAGACAGTGCTGGAGATGCTGGCCGCCGCCCACGATAAGAAAGAGTTCGCCGAGGCCGTACCGGCGGCCGTCGCATACGTCCGGGGGCAGGTAGCCCGGCTCGTGGGCGGCCACGTGCGGGCCGACGACCTGGCGATCATAAAAAAGCTGTCACGGCGCCCCGAGGAATATAAGGCGATGCCCCACCATTGCGTGGCCGCGGAAAAGCTAGCCGGCAGCGGGCGCCGGGTCCGGGTGGGCGGCAAGATCGAGTACGTGGTCACGGGAAAGAATCGTGCCGTGCCGCTGGAGATGGCCCGGGAAGCGCCGCTTGCATACGACGTGGACGCGTACGTGGATAACGTCGTGCGGCCGGTCTACATGCTGCTGCGCGAGTTCGGGGTCCGCTACGAGGACCTGCTGCCAGGGAAGAAACAGGCGAGGCTCGATAGGTTCGTACAGGGATGTAGGGCGTGA
- the thiL gene encoding thiamine-phosphate kinase, whose product MTKIKELKANEIGEIGIIRRIAKILDSGYLGDDCAVLEDGGDYLVVTTDMLHRTTDFPREMSGEDVGWMSVAVSLSDVASMGARPIGVVVAMGLPGDTAVDFIDGLARGMRDCAKTYGTDIVGGDTDQHAELTLVTTALGRVKKDKLKLRSGARVGDLLCVTGYLGTPAAAYKALIEGREAPEKDKKVLIERFFRPKPRVEEGMRLSNYKEVTAMMDVSDGLGKSVYELSNASKVGFLVDADRLPLLEATRRLAKSREELLDMAVCFGGEFELLFTLDPSGLDKVKDVDFTVIGRTVEAGLTLDDRGSMKPITCKGYEHLKKKRDDLH is encoded by the coding sequence ATTACGAAGATTAAGGAATTAAAGGCCAACGAAATCGGGGAGATCGGGATAATCCGGCGCATCGCGAAGATCCTGGATTCCGGCTATCTGGGCGACGATTGCGCGGTGCTGGAGGACGGCGGCGATTACCTGGTCGTCACGACCGACATGCTCCACCGGACAACGGACTTCCCGAGGGAGATGTCGGGCGAGGACGTCGGCTGGATGAGCGTGGCGGTGAGCCTGAGCGACGTGGCCTCGATGGGCGCCCGCCCCATCGGCGTGGTCGTCGCAATGGGCTTGCCGGGCGATACGGCTGTCGATTTCATCGACGGGCTGGCCCGGGGCATGAGGGACTGCGCGAAAACCTATGGTACCGACATCGTAGGCGGCGATACTGACCAGCACGCCGAGCTGACCCTGGTCACCACGGCCCTGGGTCGGGTGAAAAAGGATAAGCTCAAGCTCCGCTCAGGCGCCAGGGTCGGGGACCTGTTATGCGTCACCGGATACCTGGGCACGCCGGCCGCCGCCTATAAAGCCCTTATCGAAGGCAGGGAAGCCCCGGAAAAGGATAAAAAAGTGCTCATAGAGCGCTTCTTCCGGCCGAAGCCACGGGTCGAAGAAGGCATGCGGCTGTCTAACTATAAAGAGGTCACCGCCATGATGGACGTCAGCGACGGCCTCGGCAAATCAGTATACGAATTATCGAACGCAAGCAAAGTCGGGTTTTTAGTCGATGCCGACCGGCTTCCGCTGCTCGAAGCGACCCGCCGGCTCGCAAAAAGCCGGGAAGAGCTGCTGGATATGGCTGTCTGCTTCGGAGGCGAGTTCGAGCTGCTGTTCACACTGGACCCCTCCGGATTGGATAAGGTCAAGGATGTCGATTTCACCGTCATTGGCAGGACCGTCGAAGCAGGGCTTACGCTCGACGACCGGGGCTCGATGAAGCCAATTACCTGTAAGGGCTATGAGCACCTAAAGAAAAAAAGAGATGACCTGCACTAG